In a single window of the Cydia splendana chromosome 20, ilCydSple1.2, whole genome shotgun sequence genome:
- the LOC134800467 gene encoding dynein light chain roadblock-type 2-like, producing MEIAQNYMGSNATETMIRINENANVVGTIIVNCEGFPETTTLDSLTAATYSTHMRSLSNYAQNAIKEVDVLDDLVVLRMVSKKTEAVVVPDNEFHIIVVMRKS from the exons ATGGAAATTGCTCAAAATTATATG GGTTCCAATGCGACTGAGACCATGATCAGGATCAATGAAAACGCAAACGTGGTTGGAACCATCATTGTGAATTGTGAag gGTTCCCAGAGACAACAACACTGGACAGCTTAACGGCGGCCACCTACTCCACGCACATGAGGAGTCTATCCAACTACGCGCAGAACGCGATTAAGGAAGTG gacgtgttggatgacctgGTGGTGCTGAGGATGGTCTCCAAGAAGACTGAGGCGGTGGTGGTGCCCGATAACGAGTTCCACATCATCGTCGTCATGAGGAAATCTTAA